One stretch of Actinacidiphila sp. DG2A-62 DNA includes these proteins:
- a CDS encoding FG-GAP repeat domain-containing protein: protein MFRISRDPGPWRSIGAAVATAAALGVVGLTSPAATAAASVGTTGRDLPGDLNGDGTNDIWTTDSSGQLLTYAGLGDGRFAAAAPGGGTFTDASVTTRGDWGQDGHNDLVALEPGPQGDKQLWVYPNDGTGVVVPTGVDGGAQRLSVLCPAVSDPTDDNPDGCAVADDHWYDADQVVAPGDLNGDDAPDLLVKEGSSLWVYYGDRATKRLDQHGAPVLVSASGWNGVTVVAPGDLNGDGLPDLLLRDDATGGLSRVYGAPGAVAGVLDPTSWGASDARVAVGTGPTAAVYPVLASSGDITGDGIPDLWGRAANDTVTGWPGVVSGGDWTGTGGAFPISGSKHRPHHQ from the coding sequence ATGTTCCGTATTTCCCGCGACCCGGGTCCATGGCGTTCCATCGGCGCAGCGGTCGCCACTGCCGCAGCTCTGGGCGTGGTCGGTCTGACCTCGCCGGCGGCGACGGCAGCGGCGTCCGTCGGCACCACCGGCCGAGACCTCCCCGGCGATCTGAACGGCGACGGCACGAACGACATCTGGACCACGGACAGCAGCGGCCAGCTGCTGACGTACGCGGGACTGGGCGACGGGCGGTTCGCCGCCGCGGCGCCGGGCGGCGGGACGTTCACCGACGCCTCGGTCACCACTCGCGGCGACTGGGGCCAGGACGGGCACAACGACCTGGTGGCCCTCGAACCCGGTCCGCAGGGAGACAAGCAGCTGTGGGTCTATCCCAACGACGGCACCGGCGTGGTCGTCCCGACCGGTGTCGACGGCGGCGCGCAGCGGCTGAGCGTGCTCTGCCCGGCCGTCTCCGACCCCACGGATGACAACCCCGACGGCTGCGCCGTAGCGGACGACCACTGGTACGACGCGGACCAGGTCGTCGCGCCCGGCGACCTGAACGGGGACGATGCACCCGACCTCCTGGTCAAAGAGGGCAGCTCGCTGTGGGTGTACTACGGCGACCGCGCCACCAAGCGACTCGACCAGCACGGTGCGCCCGTACTCGTCAGCGCGAGCGGTTGGAATGGCGTGACCGTCGTCGCACCCGGCGACCTCAACGGCGACGGGCTGCCTGACCTGCTGCTGCGGGACGACGCCACCGGCGGCCTGTCGCGGGTCTACGGAGCGCCGGGCGCCGTCGCGGGCGTCCTCGACCCGACGTCCTGGGGCGCCTCGGACGCGCGGGTGGCGGTCGGCACCGGGCCGACGGCCGCCGTCTATCCGGTCCTCGCGTCGTCCGGCGACATCACGGGGGACGGCATCCCGGACCTGTGGGGCCGGGCGGCCAACGACACCGTGACCGGCTGGCCGGGCGTGGTGAGCGGCGGCGACTGGACGGGGACGGGCGGGGCGTTCCCCATCAGCGGCAGCAAGCACCGCCCGCACCACCAGTGA
- a CDS encoding PIN domain-containing protein: MNRHIESVVLDSEGLSAWVAQDRKVLSLLKVFHEMGADFVISANTIVEVSHSRVNMPRLQWTLSRVKVEPVTEQTAKEAARLLKAAGLHGHKYAIDATVAEVALRQTGPVVLLTSDMDDMARLCGKRIGLIGL; the protein is encoded by the coding sequence GTGAATCGGCACATCGAATCTGTTGTTCTGGACAGTGAGGGGCTGTCAGCCTGGGTCGCCCAGGACCGGAAGGTTCTCAGCCTGCTGAAGGTGTTCCACGAGATGGGCGCGGATTTCGTCATCAGCGCGAACACCATCGTGGAGGTCAGCCACTCCCGCGTGAACATGCCACGGCTCCAGTGGACCCTGTCCCGGGTCAAGGTGGAGCCGGTCACCGAGCAGACGGCCAAGGAGGCGGCGCGGCTGCTCAAGGCGGCCGGCCTGCACGGTCACAAGTACGCCATCGACGCGACTGTCGCGGAGGTGGCGCTACGGCAGACCGGACCCGTGGTCCTCCTGACGTCGGACATGGACGACATGGCCCGCCTGTGCGGCAAGCGGATCGGGCTCATCGGCCTCTGA
- a CDS encoding DUF6344 domain-containing protein yields the protein MAVAVDVKSFWGALLSVLLKCIAALGFTTPARTTTGTVAGAEVLPAGTAGTGADVPQRRAAGGRAGGGAGVRTAARRATVPAPRGYDPHQRRLDLGRKRTLPPTMKQRIGAEAHGSSPSARSLRIDDLLGADFAGAVSGSVPDPGSGSGLGSGASAPAASAVSPADAPAAGSGAAPVATLTR from the coding sequence ATGGCTGTTGCCGTCGACGTGAAGTCGTTCTGGGGCGCGCTGCTCAGCGTGCTGCTCAAGTGCATCGCCGCGCTGGGGTTCACCACCCCGGCGCGTACCACGACCGGCACCGTGGCCGGCGCGGAGGTCCTGCCGGCCGGGACCGCCGGCACCGGAGCGGACGTGCCGCAGCGCCGCGCGGCGGGCGGGCGCGCGGGAGGAGGGGCAGGGGTGCGGACGGCGGCGCGGCGCGCGACCGTGCCGGCGCCTCGCGGCTACGACCCGCACCAGCGCAGGCTCGACCTCGGGCGCAAGCGCACCCTGCCGCCCACGATGAAGCAGCGCATCGGCGCCGAGGCCCACGGATCGTCCCCGAGCGCCCGCAGCCTGCGGATCGACGACCTGCTGGGCGCGGACTTCGCCGGTGCGGTGAGCGGCTCGGTCCCCGACCCCGGTTCGGGCTCCGGTCTCGGCTCCGGCGCTTCCGCTCCCGCCGCGTCCGCGGTCTCCCCTGCCGACGCCCCCGCTGCCGGTTCCGGCGCCGCCCCCGTCGCCACGCTCACCCGTTGA
- a CDS encoding HAD-IIB family hydrolase codes for MGAVGEDGRVIPPASADPLLPAPAVRLIATDLDGTLLRDARTVSQRTVDALAAAEAAGIDVFFVTGRPARWLDVIADVLAGHGLAIVANGAGLYEVRTGALVEAFPLPETDALEVARTLREALPGTVFAVERAHVFRREPGYTPGEPDGGAPAPLEQLLAEDLDQPLLKLLAKHPDQDPDAFLAAALRVAGRQAEITRSSETALLEISGVGVSKASTLAKCCAERGVTAAEVVAFGDMPNDLAMLGWAGTSYAVANAHPAVLAATTHRTASNEEDGVAQVIERIVAARRQG; via the coding sequence ATGGGTGCAGTGGGGGAGGATGGTCGGGTGATCCCACCCGCTTCCGCAGACCCGCTGCTGCCCGCTCCCGCCGTCCGCCTGATCGCCACCGACCTCGACGGAACCCTGCTGCGCGACGCCAGGACGGTGTCGCAGCGCACGGTCGACGCGCTCGCCGCGGCCGAGGCCGCCGGCATCGACGTGTTCTTCGTCACCGGGCGGCCGGCGCGCTGGCTCGACGTGATCGCCGATGTGCTGGCCGGCCACGGGCTGGCGATCGTCGCCAACGGCGCCGGGCTGTACGAGGTGCGGACCGGCGCGCTCGTCGAGGCGTTCCCGCTGCCGGAGACCGACGCGCTCGAGGTCGCGAGGACGCTGCGCGAGGCGCTGCCCGGCACGGTGTTCGCGGTGGAGCGCGCGCACGTCTTCCGGCGCGAGCCCGGCTACACACCCGGTGAGCCGGACGGCGGCGCTCCCGCGCCGCTGGAGCAGCTGCTCGCCGAGGACCTCGACCAGCCGCTGCTGAAACTGCTCGCCAAGCACCCGGACCAGGACCCGGACGCTTTCCTGGCGGCGGCCCTGCGGGTGGCCGGCCGGCAGGCCGAGATCACCCGCTCCAGCGAGACCGCGCTGCTGGAGATCAGCGGGGTGGGAGTGAGCAAGGCGAGCACGCTCGCCAAGTGCTGCGCCGAGCGCGGGGTGACCGCCGCGGAGGTCGTCGCCTTCGGCGACATGCCCAACGACCTCGCGATGCTCGGCTGGGCGGGTACGTCCTACGCGGTCGCCAACGCGCACCCGGCCGTCCTCGCCGCCACCACCCACCGCACGGCGTCCAACGAGGAGGACGGCGTCGCCCAGGTCATCGAGCGGATCGTCGCGGCGCGACGCCAGGGCTGA
- the cydD gene encoding thiol reductant ABC exporter subunit CydD, producing MKPVDPRLLRYARTTRVFLAGSVLLGLLGTALVVAQAVLIADIVVGGFQRGEGDGALGGRLTALAGVAVGRALVAWLTELCAYRAGAVVKSQLRARLLEHATALGPGWLTGRRSGELTTLATRGVDALDDYFARYLPQLALAAVAPAVVLARIAAADWISALTIVVTLPLIPVFMVLVGWATRERMDRQWRLLGRLSGHFLDVVAGLPTLKVFGRAKVQAENIRRITGDYRRATLRTLRIAFLSSFVLELLATISVALVAVGIGMRLVRGELSLHTGLLVLVLAPEAYLPLRQVGAQYHAAAEGLAAAEEVFEVLQTPLGSAGHGAQGAHGVTEAVSSASSASSSVADAPARAPLPAPDLRTAVIWFEGVEVREGGVLPATTLVVAPGETVAVTGPSGAGKSTLLAALLGFAPPAEGRVLVGGVDLAALDPASWHRQIAWVPQRPHLFAGTIADNVRLARPDATDAQVVAALAAAGAADFARPDDPVGEDGAGLSAGQRQRIALARAFLADRPLVLLDEPTANLDGDTEAAVIASLRDLARGRTVLMTAHRPALLPLADRTHTIPPPAATTAGAHGATAPVHNETAASAGDTAATSAGASAATSAADGAGASDARAAGPVRGAVPADDDARRGTRRRRERSHDRGPARGHGLGLGGMVGFRGRFAAAAGLGVLALVSAVGLMATSGWLISRAAQQPPVLYLMVAVTATRAFGIGRAVFRYGERLMGHDAVFRALAEVRVRVYARLERLAPAGLGLTGRGDLLSRLVADVDSVQDHYLRWLLPAVTAGVTATAAAAFTGWLLPTAGLILAAGLLLAGAAVPALSATVARRTESRTAPARGELSARVLALFTGTAELTVAGALPARRRDAVRADQNLRRIGARSAAATALGAGLTALVSGLTVTACAWVGVRAAAADRLDGVLLAVVVLTPLAAFEAVAGMPLAAQQRRRSRRAAERVREVLTAPAPVREPDLPQDPPASPYPLVVRGLTARHPGRAEPALRGVDLTLTPGRRVAVVGPSGAGKTTLAHVLLRFLDAESGTYTLGGRPAADLEGDAVRRLVGLCAQDAHVFDSTVRENLRLARPDATDGDLREALAAARLDVDLDVAVGEHGARLSGGMRQRLALARALLARFPVLILDEPAEHLDVPTADALTADLLAATRGTTTLLITHRLAGLAAPDAVDEILVLDAGRVVQRGTYAELAAADGPFRRTLERERAADTAATAGAGVGDAPGAPDAAREAVPAVAR from the coding sequence GTGAAACCGGTCGATCCCCGGCTGCTGCGGTACGCGCGCACCACGCGGGTCTTCCTCGCCGGTTCGGTCCTGCTGGGCCTGCTCGGCACGGCGCTGGTGGTCGCGCAGGCCGTCCTCATCGCGGACATCGTGGTCGGCGGCTTCCAGCGCGGCGAGGGCGACGGAGCGCTCGGCGGACGCCTGACGGCGCTGGCCGGCGTCGCCGTCGGCCGGGCGCTGGTCGCCTGGCTGACCGAGCTGTGCGCGTACCGTGCCGGAGCCGTGGTCAAGTCGCAGCTGCGCGCCCGCCTGCTGGAGCACGCCACCGCCCTCGGCCCCGGCTGGCTGACCGGCCGCCGCAGCGGCGAGCTGACCACGCTGGCGACCCGCGGCGTGGACGCGCTCGACGACTACTTCGCCCGCTACCTGCCGCAACTCGCGCTCGCCGCGGTGGCGCCCGCGGTGGTGCTGGCCAGGATCGCCGCCGCCGACTGGATCTCGGCGCTGACCATCGTGGTCACGCTGCCGCTGATCCCGGTGTTCATGGTGCTCGTCGGCTGGGCGACCCGGGAGCGGATGGACCGCCAGTGGCGGCTGCTGGGCCGGCTGTCGGGCCACTTCCTGGATGTCGTCGCGGGCCTGCCCACGCTCAAGGTCTTCGGCCGCGCGAAGGTCCAGGCGGAGAACATCCGCCGCATCACCGGCGACTACCGCAGGGCGACGCTGCGCACCCTGCGCATCGCGTTCCTGTCCTCCTTCGTGCTGGAGCTGCTCGCCACGATCTCCGTGGCCCTCGTCGCGGTCGGCATCGGCATGCGGCTGGTCCGCGGCGAGCTCTCCCTGCACACCGGGCTGCTGGTGCTGGTGCTCGCGCCCGAGGCGTACCTTCCGCTGCGGCAGGTGGGCGCTCAGTACCACGCGGCGGCGGAGGGCCTGGCGGCGGCGGAGGAGGTCTTCGAGGTCCTCCAGACCCCGCTGGGGTCCGCCGGGCACGGAGCGCAGGGCGCGCACGGCGTCACGGAGGCCGTGTCGTCAGCGTCGTCCGCGTCGTCGTCCGTGGCGGACGCTCCCGCGCGTGCGCCGTTGCCCGCGCCCGACCTGCGTACGGCGGTGATCTGGTTCGAGGGTGTCGAGGTACGGGAGGGCGGCGTGCTGCCCGCGACCACGCTGGTGGTCGCACCGGGCGAGACGGTCGCGGTGACCGGTCCGAGCGGAGCCGGCAAGTCCACGCTGCTGGCCGCGCTGCTCGGCTTCGCGCCGCCCGCCGAAGGCCGTGTCCTGGTCGGCGGCGTCGACCTGGCCGCCCTCGACCCGGCCTCCTGGCACCGGCAGATCGCCTGGGTGCCGCAGCGCCCCCACCTGTTCGCCGGCACGATCGCCGACAACGTACGGCTGGCCAGGCCCGACGCCACCGACGCGCAGGTGGTCGCCGCGCTGGCCGCCGCGGGCGCCGCCGACTTCGCCCGCCCGGACGACCCGGTCGGCGAGGACGGCGCCGGCCTGTCCGCGGGCCAGCGCCAACGCATCGCCCTGGCCCGCGCCTTCCTGGCCGACCGCCCGCTGGTCCTGCTCGACGAGCCGACCGCCAACCTCGACGGCGACACCGAGGCCGCGGTCATCGCCTCCCTCCGCGACCTCGCCCGTGGCCGCACCGTCCTGATGACCGCCCACCGCCCCGCCCTCCTCCCCCTGGCCGACCGCACCCACACGATCCCGCCCCCGGCCGCGACGACGGCCGGGGCGCACGGGGCCACGGCCCCGGTCCACAACGAGACAGCGGCCTCGGCGGGGGACACGGCGGCGACTTCGGCGGGGGCTTCGGCGGCGACTTCGGCGGCGGACGGGGCGGGCGCGTCCGACGCGCGGGCGGCCGGGCCCGTACGCGGCGCGGTGCCCGCCGACGACGACGCCCGGCGTGGAACCCGACGCCGCCGGGAGCGTAGTCACGACCGCGGCCCGGCGCGCGGGCACGGCCTCGGTCTCGGGGGCATGGTGGGGTTCCGGGGGCGGTTCGCCGCCGCTGCCGGGTTGGGGGTCCTCGCGCTGGTGTCCGCGGTCGGGCTGATGGCGACCTCGGGGTGGCTGATCAGCCGCGCCGCGCAGCAGCCGCCCGTGCTGTACCTGATGGTCGCCGTGACCGCGACCCGCGCCTTCGGCATCGGGCGGGCCGTCTTCCGCTACGGCGAGCGGCTGATGGGCCACGACGCCGTCTTCCGCGCCCTCGCCGAGGTCCGGGTACGCGTCTACGCCCGGCTGGAACGCCTCGCCCCCGCGGGCCTGGGCCTGACCGGCCGCGGCGACCTGCTCTCGCGCCTGGTCGCCGACGTCGACTCGGTCCAGGACCACTACCTGCGCTGGCTGCTGCCCGCCGTGACCGCGGGCGTGACGGCGACCGCTGCCGCCGCGTTCACCGGCTGGCTGCTGCCGACCGCCGGGCTGATCCTGGCCGCCGGCCTGCTCCTCGCGGGCGCCGCCGTGCCCGCGCTGTCCGCGACCGTGGCCCGGAGGACCGAGAGCCGGACGGCCCCGGCCCGCGGCGAACTCTCCGCCCGCGTGCTCGCGCTGTTCACCGGCACCGCCGAACTGACCGTGGCGGGCGCGCTGCCCGCCCGCCGGCGGGACGCCGTCCGCGCGGACCAGAACCTGCGCCGGATCGGCGCGCGCTCGGCCGCCGCGACCGCGCTCGGGGCGGGTCTGACCGCCCTGGTCAGCGGCCTGACCGTGACGGCCTGCGCCTGGGTGGGCGTACGGGCCGCCGCCGCGGACCGGCTGGACGGCGTCCTGCTCGCGGTGGTCGTGCTGACGCCGCTCGCCGCCTTCGAGGCGGTCGCGGGGATGCCGCTCGCCGCCCAGCAGCGCCGGCGCAGCCGCCGCGCGGCCGAACGCGTCCGGGAGGTGCTGACCGCGCCCGCCCCGGTGCGCGAGCCGGACCTGCCGCAGGACCCGCCCGCGAGCCCGTACCCGCTGGTTGTGCGCGGACTGACGGCCCGCCACCCCGGCCGGGCCGAACCCGCGCTGCGCGGCGTCGACCTGACCCTGACCCCGGGCCGCAGGGTGGCGGTCGTCGGGCCGTCCGGCGCGGGCAAGACCACGCTCGCGCACGTCCTGCTGCGGTTCCTGGACGCGGAGTCCGGCACCTACACGCTGGGCGGCCGGCCCGCCGCGGACCTCGAAGGGGACGCGGTACGCCGCCTGGTCGGCCTGTGCGCGCAGGACGCGCACGTCTTCGACAGCACGGTCCGCGAGAACCTGCGCCTCGCCCGGCCCGACGCCACCGACGGCGACCTGCGCGAGGCACTGGCCGCGGCCCGGCTGGACGTCGACCTCGACGTGGCGGTCGGCGAGCACGGCGCCCGGCTCTCCGGCGGCATGCGGCAGCGCCTCGCCCTGGCTCGCGCGCTGCTCGCCCGCTTCCCCGTGCTGATCCTGGACGAGCCCGCGGAGCACCTCGACGTGCCGACCGCGGACGCGCTCACCGCGGACCTGCTGGCCGCGACCCGCGGCACCACCACGCTGCTCATCACGCACCGCCTGGCCGGCCTCGCGGCGCCGGACGCCGTCGACGAGATTCTCGTCCTGGACGCGGGCCGCGTGGTCCAGCGCGGGACCTACGCGGAACTGGCCGCGGCGGACGGCCCGTTCCGCCGCACGCTGGAACGCGAGCGCGCGGCGGACACGGCGGCGACGGCCGGGGCGGGCGTGGGCGACGCGCCCGGCGCGCCCGACGCGGCGCGGGAGGCGGTCCCCGCCGTCGCGCGCTGA
- the cydB gene encoding cytochrome d ubiquinol oxidase subunit II: MHLYDVWFVLIAVLWTGYFFLEGFDFGIGVLTGLLARDRSERRVLINTIGPVWDGNEVWLLTAVGGTFAAFPDWYATLFSGFYLPVLLILVCLIVRGVAFEYRAKREGERWQRAWEHAIFWASLLPAFLWGMAFANITWGVKIDAHKEYVGGFWNLLHPYTLLGGLVTLALFTFHGAVFASLKTLGPIRERARACATGTGSAAAVLAAGFLIWTQAHSGNARSLVALVVAVVALAAALGANLAGREGWSFAFSGVTIAAAVAMLFLTLFPDVMPSTLNGDWSLTVSNASATPYTLRIMTWCAGIATPLVLLYQGWTYWVFRKRIGTQHIAGAVH, encoded by the coding sequence ATGCACCTGTACGACGTCTGGTTCGTCCTCATCGCCGTCCTGTGGACCGGCTACTTCTTCCTGGAGGGCTTCGACTTCGGGATCGGCGTCCTCACCGGGCTGCTCGCCCGCGACCGCAGCGAGCGGCGCGTGCTGATCAACACCATCGGCCCGGTCTGGGACGGCAACGAGGTGTGGCTGCTCACCGCGGTCGGCGGCACCTTCGCCGCCTTCCCCGACTGGTACGCCACCCTCTTCTCCGGCTTCTACCTGCCGGTGCTGCTGATCCTGGTCTGCCTGATCGTGCGCGGCGTGGCCTTCGAGTACCGCGCCAAGCGCGAGGGCGAGCGCTGGCAGCGTGCCTGGGAGCACGCGATCTTCTGGGCCTCGCTGCTGCCGGCGTTCCTGTGGGGCATGGCCTTCGCCAACATCACCTGGGGCGTGAAGATCGACGCGCACAAGGAGTACGTGGGCGGCTTCTGGAACCTGCTGCACCCGTACACGCTGCTCGGCGGGCTGGTCACGCTGGCCCTCTTCACCTTCCACGGCGCGGTGTTCGCCTCGCTCAAGACCCTCGGGCCGATCCGCGAGCGGGCCCGGGCGTGCGCCACCGGCACCGGGTCGGCCGCCGCCGTGCTCGCGGCCGGCTTCCTGATCTGGACGCAGGCGCACAGCGGCAACGCGCGCAGCCTGGTCGCGCTGGTCGTGGCCGTCGTCGCGCTGGCCGCCGCGCTCGGCGCCAACCTGGCCGGGCGCGAGGGCTGGTCGTTCGCCTTCTCCGGCGTCACCATCGCGGCGGCGGTCGCGATGCTCTTCCTCACGCTGTTCCCCGACGTGATGCCCTCGACGCTGAACGGCGACTGGTCGCTGACCGTCTCCAACGCCTCCGCGACCCCCTACACGCTGCGGATCATGACCTGGTGCGCGGGCATCGCGACCCCGCTGGTGCTGCTCTACCAGGGCTGGACCTACTGGGTCTTCCGCAAGCGGATCGGCACCCAGCACATCGCGGGGGCGGTGCACTGA
- a CDS encoding cytochrome ubiquinol oxidase subunit I gives MQLALEPVNVARWQFGITTVYHFLFVPLTISLSALTAGMQTAWVRTGKDTYLRATKFWGKLFLINIAMGVVTGIVQEFQFGMNWSDYSRFVGDVFGAPLAFEALIAFFFESTFIGLWIFGWDRLPRRIHLACIWMVSIGTILSAYFILAANSWMQHPVGYRYNPATKRAELTDFWAVLTQNTALAQFFHTMSAAFLTGAAFMIGICAYHLARKQHITVMRSSLRTALVVAVVAGALTAISGDTLGKVMFKQQPMKMAAAEALWDGQKGAPFSVFAVGDVNKGHNKVAVDIPDLLSFLATDDFHSHVGGINDVNKAEQHTYGPGDYRPNIPVAYWGFRWMIGFGVVSIAVGAAGLWLTRRRVWIAPEHRTGEDEVPHLMVTSRLRLGDGLSRWYWRIALLTMVFPLLANSWGWIFTETGRQPWVVYGLLRTSAAVSPGVSTGEAVTSLTVFTALYAVLAVVEVRLLATYVKAGPPELTDDDRRSPTRIGGDHDADADRPMAFSY, from the coding sequence GTGCAGCTCGCGCTGGAGCCGGTGAACGTCGCCAGGTGGCAGTTCGGGATCACCACCGTCTACCACTTCCTCTTCGTCCCCCTGACGATCTCGCTGTCCGCCCTGACCGCGGGGATGCAGACCGCCTGGGTGCGCACGGGCAAGGACACTTATCTCAGGGCCACCAAGTTCTGGGGCAAGCTCTTCCTGATCAACATCGCCATGGGCGTGGTGACGGGCATCGTCCAGGAGTTCCAGTTCGGCATGAACTGGTCGGACTACTCGCGCTTCGTCGGCGACGTCTTCGGCGCACCGCTGGCCTTCGAGGCCCTCATCGCGTTCTTCTTCGAGTCAACCTTCATCGGCCTGTGGATCTTCGGCTGGGACCGGCTGCCCCGCCGCATCCACCTGGCCTGCATCTGGATGGTCTCGATCGGCACGATCCTGTCGGCGTACTTCATCCTGGCCGCCAACTCCTGGATGCAGCACCCGGTCGGCTACCGCTACAACCCCGCGACCAAGCGCGCCGAGCTGACCGACTTCTGGGCCGTGCTCACCCAGAACACCGCCCTCGCGCAGTTCTTCCACACCATGTCCGCCGCCTTCCTGACCGGCGCCGCGTTCATGATCGGCATCTGCGCCTACCACCTGGCCCGCAAGCAGCACATCACGGTGATGCGCTCCTCGCTGCGGACGGCCCTGGTCGTGGCGGTCGTCGCCGGCGCGCTCACCGCGATCAGCGGCGACACCCTCGGCAAGGTCATGTTCAAGCAGCAGCCGATGAAGATGGCCGCCGCCGAGGCGCTGTGGGACGGACAGAAGGGCGCGCCGTTCTCCGTCTTCGCCGTCGGCGACGTCAACAAGGGCCACAACAAGGTCGCCGTCGACATCCCCGACCTGCTCTCCTTCCTGGCCACCGACGACTTCCACTCCCACGTCGGCGGCATCAACGACGTGAACAAGGCCGAGCAGCACACGTACGGCCCCGGCGACTACCGGCCGAACATCCCGGTCGCCTACTGGGGCTTCCGCTGGATGATCGGCTTCGGCGTGGTCTCCATCGCGGTCGGCGCGGCCGGCCTGTGGCTGACCCGGCGCAGAGTCTGGATCGCGCCCGAGCACCGCACCGGCGAGGACGAGGTGCCCCACCTGATGGTCACCTCGCGGCTGCGCCTGGGCGACGGACTGTCCCGCTGGTACTGGCGGATCGCGCTGCTGACCATGGTCTTCCCGCTGCTCGCCAACTCCTGGGGCTGGATCTTCACCGAGACCGGCCGCCAGCCGTGGGTGGTCTACGGCCTGCTGCGCACCTCCGCCGCGGTCTCCCCCGGCGTCTCCACCGGCGAGGCGGTCACCTCGCTCACCGTCTTCACCGCGCTCTACGCCGTGCTCGCGGTCGTGGAGGTGCGTCTGCTGGCCACGTACGTCAAGGCCGGGCCCCCGGAACTGACCGACGACGACCGCCGCTCCCCCACCCGGATCGGCGGCGACCACGACGCCGACGCCGACCGGCCGATGGCCTTCTCGTACTGA
- the hisC gene encoding histidinol-phosphate transaminase encodes MSTPKLRAELDGIPTYKPGRPPATADEGGVPAGPAFKLSSNENPYPPLPGVLEAATAAAAAFNRYPDLACSALTEELAGRFGVPAGHIATGTGSVGVAQQLLQATSGPGDEVIYAWRSFEAYPIITQISGAASVRVPLTPGEHHDLDAMADAITPRTRLVFVCNPNNPTGTVVRRAELERFLDRVPSDVLVVLDEAYREFITDPEVPDGVDVYRDRPNVAVLRTFSKAYGLAGLRVGFAIAHEPVAAALRKTAVPFGVSQLAQDAAVASLRAEPALLERVAALVAERARMVGALTGQGWTVPETQANFVWLRLGERTADFAAACERAGTTVRPFGDEGVRITIGETEANDILLRTAEAFRKEL; translated from the coding sequence ATGAGCACCCCCAAGCTGCGCGCGGAACTGGACGGCATCCCGACGTACAAGCCCGGACGACCTCCGGCGACCGCCGACGAGGGCGGGGTCCCGGCGGGCCCGGCCTTCAAGCTGTCCTCCAACGAGAACCCGTACCCTCCGCTGCCCGGCGTGCTGGAGGCGGCCACCGCCGCCGCGGCCGCCTTCAACCGCTACCCCGACCTGGCCTGCTCGGCGCTCACCGAGGAACTGGCCGGCCGCTTCGGCGTGCCGGCCGGGCACATCGCGACCGGCACCGGATCGGTCGGCGTGGCCCAGCAGTTGCTGCAGGCGACCTCCGGCCCCGGTGACGAGGTGATCTACGCCTGGCGGTCCTTCGAGGCGTACCCGATCATCACCCAGATCAGCGGCGCCGCCTCGGTGCGGGTGCCGCTGACCCCGGGCGAGCACCACGACCTGGACGCGATGGCCGACGCGATCACCCCGCGGACCCGGCTGGTCTTCGTCTGCAACCCCAACAACCCGACCGGCACGGTGGTGCGCAGGGCCGAGCTGGAACGGTTCCTCGACCGGGTGCCCTCCGACGTGCTGGTGGTGCTGGACGAGGCGTACCGCGAGTTCATCACCGACCCCGAGGTGCCCGACGGCGTCGACGTGTACCGCGACCGCCCGAACGTCGCGGTGCTGCGCACCTTCTCCAAGGCGTACGGCCTGGCCGGCCTGCGGGTCGGCTTCGCGATCGCGCACGAGCCGGTGGCCGCCGCGCTGCGCAAGACCGCGGTGCCGTTCGGCGTCAGCCAGCTCGCCCAGGACGCCGCGGTGGCCAGCCTGCGCGCCGAGCCCGCGCTGCTGGAGCGGGTCGCCGCCCTCGTGGCCGAGCGCGCCCGGATGGTCGGGGCGCTGACCGGCCAGGGCTGGACCGTGCCCGAGACGCAGGCGAACTTCGTCTGGCTGCGGCTGGGGGAGCGCACCGCGGACTTCGCCGCGGCGTGCGAGCGGGCCGGCACCACGGTCCGGCCGTTCGGCGACGAGGGCGTGCGGATCACCATCGGCGAGACCGAGGCGAACGACATCCTGCTGCGGACCGCGGAGGCCTTCCGCAAGGAGCTGTGA